The following coding sequences lie in one Arabidopsis thaliana chromosome 3, partial sequence genomic window:
- the SIGC gene encoding RNApolymerase sigma-subunit C (RNApolymerase sigma-subunit C (SIGC); CONTAINS InterPro DOMAIN/s: RNA polymerase sigma factor, region 2 (InterPro:IPR013325), Winged helix-turn-helix transcription repressor DNA-binding (InterPro:IPR011991), RNA polymerase sigma-70 region 3 (InterPro:IPR007624), RNA polymerase sigma-70 (InterPro:IPR014284), RNA polymerase sigma factor, region 3/4 (InterPro:IPR013324), RNA polymerase sigma factor, SigB/SigC/SigD, plastid (InterPro:IPR016262), RNA polymerase sigma-70 region 2 (InterPro:IPR007627), RNA polymerase sigma-70 region 4 (InterPro:IPR007630), RNA polymerase sigma-70 factor (InterPro:IPR000943); BEST Arabidopsis thaliana protein match is: RNApolymerase sigma subunit 2 (TAIR:AT1G08540.1); Has 22698 Blast hits to 22688 proteins in 2768 species: Archae - 0; Bacteria - 16386; Metazoa - 0; Fungi - 0; Plants - 273; Viruses - 4; Other Eukaryotes - 6035 (source: NCBI BLink).) has product MASFNSFPIPKQIVGSSSSSSSSTSRPRILVRSSLTSSMTSTNSMLVFVHPHPLIKHWLSLLRSDQTSFPIFVRIPMTSVVATRWSFLSSVKEESRIYQNDSLKACGCASVSPYTAQNNVYVELKDPKENIGVGSAERSYSSRSMLQYNLLAKNLLALEETFVALDSVRMERDIMLQMGKLGAAELFKTCLSRYRGSSITSCLSDTTELVDTTPNQQVFVSSRRKVKKKARRSSVTAENGDQSSLPIGLRTTWNNIDVPRVRRPPKYRKKRERISRNETEMSTGVKIVADMERIRTQLEEESGKVASLSCWAAAAGMNEKLLMRNLHYGWYCRDELVKSTRSLVLFLARNYRGLGIAHEDLIQAGYVGVLQGAERFDHTRGYKFSTYVQYWIRKSMSTMVSRHARGVHIPSSIIRTINHIQKARKTLKTSHGIKYAADEEIAKLTGHSVKKIRAANQCLKVVGSIDKKVGDCFTTKFLEFTPDTTMESPEEAVMRQSARRDIHDLLEGLEPREKQVMVLRYGLQDYRPKSLEEIGKLLKVSKEWIRKIERRAMAKLRDQPNAEDLRYYLNQ; this is encoded by the exons ATGGCTTCCTTCAATTCGTTCCCCATTCCCAAACAG ATtgttggttcttcttcttcgtcgtcctCCTCTACTTCTCGGCCACGTATTTTAGTGCGATCGAGTTTAACATCGTCTATGACCTCTACCAATAGTATGCTG GTCTTTGTACATCCTCATCCTTTGATTAAACATTGGCTCTCGTTATTGAGATCTGACCAAACTTCTTTCCCCATTTTCG TTAGAATTCCAATGACTTCTGTGGTTGCAACGAGGTGGTCGTTTCTATCCTCAGTCAAAGAGGAAAGCAGAATTTATCAGAACGATTCTCTAAAAGCATGTGGCTGCGCATCTGTATCTCCTTACACTgcacaaaataatgtttatgtTGAGCTCAAAGACCCAAAG GAAAATATTGGCGTGGGTTCTGCAGAAAGATCATATTCATCTCGTAGCATGTTGCAATACAATTTACTGGCAAAGAACCTTTTGGCACTAGAGGAAACGTTTGTTGCCTTGGATTCTGTAAGAATGGAAAGAGATATTATGTTGCAAATGGGGAAGTTGGGGGCTGCTGAGTTATTTAAAACCTGTCTATCTAGGTATCGTGGTTCCTCAATCACGTCGTGCTTATCTGACACAACTGAGTTGGTGGATACTACGCCGAATCAACAAGTCTTTGTATCCTCGaggagaaaagtaaaaaagaaagcaagGAGGTCGAGTGTGACAGCTGAGAATGGTGATCAGAGTTCTCTGCCAATCGGTTTAAGAACTACATGGAACAATATTGATGTCCCTAGAGTGAGAAGACCaccaaaatatagaaagaaaagagagaggatcTCTAGAAACGAGACTGAGATGTCAACAGGAGTCAAG ATAGTGGCGGACATGGAGAGAATCAGAACACAACTGGAGGAAGAAAGTGGTAAGGTAGCGAGTTTGAGTTGTTGGGCTGCAGCAGCTGGGATGAACGAGAAACTCCTGATGCGCAATCTACATTACGGTTGGTACTGTAGAGATGAACTGGTGAAAAGCACCCGGTCTTTGGTTCTCTTCCTCGCAAGAAATTACCGTGGACTGGGAATCGCCCACGAAGATTTAATTCAG GCAGGGTATGTGGGGGTGTTACAAGGAGCAGAGAGGTTTGATCACACAAGGGGTTACAAGTTTTCAACATATGTGCAGTATTGgataagaaaatcaatgtcTACGATGGTGTCACGGCATGCAAGAGGCGTCCATATTCCT TCATCAATAATCCGAACTATCAATCATATACAAAAGGCTCGTAAGACCCTGAAAACGAGCCATGGTATAAAATATGCGGCTGATGAGGAGATTGCAAAACTAACAGGCCACTCGGTGAAGAAGATTCGAGCAGCTAACCAATGCCTAAAAGTGGTCGGTTCAATTGACAAGAAAGTTGGGGATTGCTTTACTACAAAATTCCTG GAATTTACACCAGACACAACGATGGAGAGTCCTGAGGAGGCCGTGATGAGGCAGAGCGCGAGGAGAGACATACATGATCTTCTAGAAGGGTTAGAGCCAAGAGAGAAGCAAGTGATGGTCCTACGTTATGGTCTTCAAGACTACAGGCCCAAGTCCCTGGAAGAGATTGGGAAGCTTCTTAAAGTTAGCAAAGAATGGATTCGGAAGATCGAACGGAGAGCAATGGCTAAACTCAGAGACCAACCCAACGCCGAAGACCTCAGATATTATTTGAATCAgtaa
- the SIGC gene encoding RNApolymerase sigma-subunit C gives MASFNSFPIPKQIVGSSSSSSSSTSRPRILVRSSLTSSMTSTNSMLVFVHPHPLIKHWLSLLRSDQTSFPIFVRIPMTSVVATRWSFLSSVKEESRIYQNDSLKACGCASVSPYTAQNNVYVELKDPKENIGVGSAERSYSSRSMLQYNLLAKNLLALEETFVALDSVRMERDIMLQMGKLGAAELFKTCLSRYRGSSITSCLSDTTELVDTTPNQQVFVSSRRKVKKKARRSSVTAENGDQSSLPIGLRTTWNNIDVPRVRRPPKYRKKRERISRNETEMSTGVKIVADMERIRTQLEEESGKVASLSCWAAAAGMNEKLLMRNLHYGWYCRDELVKSTRSLVLFLARNYRGLGIAHEDLIQAGYVGVLQGAERFDHTRGYKFSTYVQYWIRKSMSTMVSRHARGVHIPVCAF, from the exons ATGGCTTCCTTCAATTCGTTCCCCATTCCCAAACAG ATtgttggttcttcttcttcgtcgtcctCCTCTACTTCTCGGCCACGTATTTTAGTGCGATCGAGTTTAACATCGTCTATGACCTCTACCAATAGTATGCTG GTCTTTGTACATCCTCATCCTTTGATTAAACATTGGCTCTCGTTATTGAGATCTGACCAAACTTCTTTCCCCATTTTCG TTAGAATTCCAATGACTTCTGTGGTTGCAACGAGGTGGTCGTTTCTATCCTCAGTCAAAGAGGAAAGCAGAATTTATCAGAACGATTCTCTAAAAGCATGTGGCTGCGCATCTGTATCTCCTTACACTgcacaaaataatgtttatgtTGAGCTCAAAGACCCAAAG GAAAATATTGGCGTGGGTTCTGCAGAAAGATCATATTCATCTCGTAGCATGTTGCAATACAATTTACTGGCAAAGAACCTTTTGGCACTAGAGGAAACGTTTGTTGCCTTGGATTCTGTAAGAATGGAAAGAGATATTATGTTGCAAATGGGGAAGTTGGGGGCTGCTGAGTTATTTAAAACCTGTCTATCTAGGTATCGTGGTTCCTCAATCACGTCGTGCTTATCTGACACAACTGAGTTGGTGGATACTACGCCGAATCAACAAGTCTTTGTATCCTCGaggagaaaagtaaaaaagaaagcaagGAGGTCGAGTGTGACAGCTGAGAATGGTGATCAGAGTTCTCTGCCAATCGGTTTAAGAACTACATGGAACAATATTGATGTCCCTAGAGTGAGAAGACCaccaaaatatagaaagaaaagagagaggatcTCTAGAAACGAGACTGAGATGTCAACAGGAGTCAAG ATAGTGGCGGACATGGAGAGAATCAGAACACAACTGGAGGAAGAAAGTGGTAAGGTAGCGAGTTTGAGTTGTTGGGCTGCAGCAGCTGGGATGAACGAGAAACTCCTGATGCGCAATCTACATTACGGTTGGTACTGTAGAGATGAACTGGTGAAAAGCACCCGGTCTTTGGTTCTCTTCCTCGCAAGAAATTACCGTGGACTGGGAATCGCCCACGAAGATTTAATTCAG GCAGGGTATGTGGGGGTGTTACAAGGAGCAGAGAGGTTTGATCACACAAGGGGTTACAAGTTTTCAACATATGTGCAGTATTGgataagaaaatcaatgtcTACGATGGTGTCACGGCATGCAAGAGGCGTCCATATTCCTGTTTGtgcattttga
- a CDS encoding Protein kinase superfamily protein (Protein kinase superfamily protein; FUNCTIONS IN: protein serine/threonine kinase activity, protein kinase activity, kinase activity, ATP binding; INVOLVED IN: protein amino acid phosphorylation; LOCATED IN: cellular_component unknown; EXPRESSED IN: 23 plant structures; EXPRESSED DURING: 15 growth stages; CONTAINS InterPro DOMAIN/s: Protein kinase, ATP binding site (InterPro:IPR017441), Serine/threonine-protein kinase domain (InterPro:IPR002290), Serine/threonine-protein kinase-like domain (InterPro:IPR017442), Serine/threonine-protein kinase, putative (InterPro:IPR020655), Protein kinase-like domain (InterPro:IPR011009), Serine/threonine-protein kinase, active site (InterPro:IPR008271), Protein kinase, catalytic domain (InterPro:IPR000719), Calcium/calmodulin-dependent protein kinase-like (InterPro:IPR020636), Tyrosine-protein kinase, catalytic domain (InterPro:IPR020635); BEST Arabidopsis thaliana protein match is: Protein kinase superfamily protein (TAIR:AT2G37840.1); Has 133618 Blast hits to 130974 proteins in 4578 species: Archae - 156; Bacteria - 15164; Metazoa - 49715; Fungi - 13328; Plants - 32750; Viruses - 546; Other Eukaryotes - 21959 (source: NCBI BLink).), translated as MAQSSLVAAAGRSGRVIGDYAVGRQIGSGSFSVVWEGRHLVHGTVVAIKEIAMARLNKKLQESLMSEIIILRKINHPNIIRFIDMIEAPGKINLVLEYCKGGDLSMYIHKHGSVPEATAKHFMLQLAAGLQVLRDNNIIHRDLKPQNLLLSTDDNDAALKIADFGFARSLQPRGLAETLCGSPLYMAPEIMQLQKYDAKADLWSVGAILFQLVTGRTPFTGNSQIQLLQNIIRSTELHFPADCRDLSTDCKDLCQKLLRRNPVERLTFEEFFHHPFLSDKQSYDFTRSRLDSRTMNDFHSSGSSPSRNIEEISQEDGLPFFLDDDSSGPEGSPSSFKHTSPMKSSYGFSVERREAALSPLKNMDLSSRYSRVSHRAETNNFKFEGHRLSDRSQFKPSSLPDSRSFSTQGRGDSPDSMDQDYVLISGPPVDIPSSSSGSPKPFNYPFKSHSPPVEFIKRNVTNLTAPMPIASATGNNLSRFGSLESQNCIPGTSHGSLDLVDAFEQPSTNSLTRIRSLQKCAAAIAELVHERGENGKHLEAFSIQLVILAIWNQALHICHTQAVSGIEGSLLQDINRVGRNISHGGSEKLLPQIQKEFVQEVERAEELAKFVESDNAKMPDAMEMILQAALALGISGGVDEVMGDAENAGNLYSKAVRLLVFLAVEAQTLILNPPLTLTNSVRYRLRTYIDSLITRLKHLQSHRRTSYPQKQ; from the exons ATGGCTCAGTCGTCGTTGGTGGCGGCGGCGGGGAGAAGCGGAAGGGTTATCGGCGATTATGCGGTGGGTCGACAAATCGGGTCGGGGTCGTTTTCCGTGGTTTGGGAAGGGAGGCATCTTGTTCATGGCACCGTCGTTGCTATCAAGGAGATCGCTATGGCTCGGCTTAATAAGAAGTTGCAAGAGAGTCTCATGTCGGAGATTATCATCTTAAGGAAGATTAATCATCCTAACATCATTCGCTTTATCGACATGATCGAg GCTCCCGGGAAGATAAATTTGGTGTTGGAGTACTGTAAAGGTGGTGATCTGTCTATGTATATTCACAAACATGGAAGTGTTCCTGAAGCTACTGCTAAGCATTTTATGCTGCAGTTAG CGGCTGGCTTACAAGTTCTTCGTGACAATAATATCATTCACCGCGATTTAAAGCCTCAG AATCTTCTTCTATCCACAGATGATAATGATGCAGCTCTGAAGATTGCCGATTTTGGATTTGCAAG ATCGTTGCAGCCTAGGGGTTTGGCAGAAACTTTATGTGGTTCACCACTGTATATGGCCCCAGAGATTATGCAGCTTCAAAAATATGATGCAAAG GCAGATCTCTGGAGTGTTGGTGCTATATTATTTCAACTTGTGACAGGCAGAACCCCTTTTACAGGAAACAGCCAAATTCAG TTGCTCCAGAACATTATAAGATCAACTGAATTACATTTTCCAGCAGACTGTAGAGATTTGAGTACCGACTGTAAAGATCTATGCCAGAAGCTACTGCGTCGTAATCCAG TGGAACGTTTGACGTTTGAAGAGTTTTTTCATCATCCTTTCCTTTCAGACAAACAATCATATGATTTCACAAG GAGTAGATTAGATTCACGAACTATGAACGATTTTCATTCATCAGGAAGCAGTCCCTCAAgaaatatagaagaaatttCTCAAGAAGACGGGTTGCCGTTCTTTTTAGATGATGATTCTAGTGGACCTGAGGGAAGCCCTTCATCTTTTAAACATACTTCCCCGATGAAGTCATCTTACGGATTTAGTGTTGAAAGAAGGGAGGCAGCATTAAGTCCTTTGAAAAACATGGATCTTTCTTCCAGATATAGTAGAGTCAGTCATAGAGCAGAAACCAATAATTTCAAGTTTGAGGGCCATAGATTATCAGATAGAAGCCAATTCAAACCGTCAAGCTTACCTGATTCCAGATCATTTAGTACCCAAGGAAGAG GGGATTCTCCAGACTCAATGGATCAAGATTATGTTCTGATATCTGGACCACCGGTTGATAtaccatcatcttcatctggTTCTCCGAAGCCTTTCAATTACCCATTCAAATCACATTCTCCTCCTGTAGAGTTCATCAAGAGAAATGTAACTAATTTAACGGCTCCTATGCCAATAGCTAGTGCTACTGGCAACAACCTTAGTCGATTTGGAAGCTTGGAGAGTCAGAATTGTATCCCGGGTACTTCCCATGGGTCTCTGGATCTTGTAGATGCTTTTGAACAGCCATCAACTAACAGCTTGACAAGAATCCGGTCTTTGCAAAAGTGTGCAGCTGCAATAGCAGAATTGGTTCATGAAAGG GGTGAAAATGGTAAGCATTTAGAAGCTTTCTCGATCCAACTGGTGATTCTTGCAATTTGGAATCAAGCACTACACATCTGTCATACTCAGGCAGTCTCGGGTATAGAAGGAAGCCTGCTCCAAGACATTAACAGAGTAGGAAGAAATATCAGCCACGGAGGATCAGAGAAGTTATTGCCTCAGATTCAGAAAGAATTTGTCCAGGAAGTGGAGCGTGCTGAAGAACTTGCCAAGTTTGTTGAATCTG ATAATGCAAAGATGCCGGATGCAATGGAGATGATACTTCAAGCAGCTCTTGCTCTTGGCATAAGTGGAGGA GTAGATGAAGTGATGGGAGACGCAGAGAACGCAGGAAACCTCTACTCAAAAGCGGTGCGTTTGTTAGTCTTCCTTGCAGTGGAGGCGCAGACGCTGATTCTCAATCCACCTTTAACACTCACAAACTCAGTAAGGTATCGACTCAGAACATATATTGACTCACTCATAACCAGATTGAAACATCTGCAATCACATAGAAGAACTTCATATCCTCAGAAGCAATGA
- a CDS encoding Protein kinase superfamily protein (Protein kinase superfamily protein; FUNCTIONS IN: protein serine/threonine kinase activity, protein kinase activity, kinase activity, ATP binding; INVOLVED IN: protein amino acid phosphorylation; LOCATED IN: cellular_component unknown; EXPRESSED IN: 23 plant structures; EXPRESSED DURING: 15 growth stages; CONTAINS InterPro DOMAIN/s: Protein kinase, ATP binding site (InterPro:IPR017441), Serine/threonine-protein kinase domain (InterPro:IPR002290), Serine/threonine-protein kinase, putative (InterPro:IPR020655), Serine/threonine-protein kinase-like domain (InterPro:IPR017442), Protein kinase-like domain (InterPro:IPR011009), Serine/threonine-protein kinase, active site (InterPro:IPR008271), Protein kinase, catalytic domain (InterPro:IPR000719), Calcium/calmodulin-dependent protein kinase-like (InterPro:IPR020636); BEST Arabidopsis thaliana protein match is: Protein kinase superfamily protein (TAIR:AT2G37840.1); Has 133875 Blast hits to 131243 proteins in 4644 species: Archae - 156; Bacteria - 15368; Metazoa - 49842; Fungi - 12879; Plants - 32788; Viruses - 546; Other Eukaryotes - 22296 (source: NCBI BLink).) → MAQSSLVAAAGRSGRVIGDYAVGRQIGSGSFSVVWEGRHLVHGTVVAIKEIAMARLNKKLQESLMSEIIILRKINHPNIIRFIDMIEAPGKINLVLEYCKGGDLSMYIHKHGSVPEATAKHFMLQLAAGLQVLRDNNIIHRDLKPQNLLLSTDDNDAALKIADFGFARSLQPRGLAETLCGSPLYMAPEIMQLQKYDAKADLWSVGAILFQLVTGRTPFTGNSQIQLLQNIIRSTELHFPADCRDLSTDCKDLCQKLLRRNPVERLTFEEFFHHPFLSDKQSYDFTRSRLDSRTMNDFHSSGSSPSRNIEEISQEDGLPFFLDDDSSGPEGSPSSFKHTSPMKSSYGFSVERREAALSPLKNMDLSSRYSRVSHRAETNNFKFEGHRLSDRSQFKPSSLPDSRSFSTQGRVGDSPDSMDQDYVLISGPPVDIPSSSSGSPKPFNYPFKSHSPPVEFIKRNVTNLTAPMPIASATGNNLSRFGSLESQNCIPGTSHGSLDLVDAFEQPSTNSLTRIRSLQKCAAAIAELVHERGENGKHLEAFSIQLVILAIWNQALHICHTQAVSGIEGSLLQDINRVGRNISHGGSEKLLPQIQKEFVQEVERAEELAKFVESDNAKMPDAMEMILQAALALGISGGVDEVMGDAENAGNLYSKAVRLLVFLAVEAQTLILNPPLTLTNSVRYRLRTYIDSLITRLKHLQSHRRTSYPQKQ, encoded by the exons ATGGCTCAGTCGTCGTTGGTGGCGGCGGCGGGGAGAAGCGGAAGGGTTATCGGCGATTATGCGGTGGGTCGACAAATCGGGTCGGGGTCGTTTTCCGTGGTTTGGGAAGGGAGGCATCTTGTTCATGGCACCGTCGTTGCTATCAAGGAGATCGCTATGGCTCGGCTTAATAAGAAGTTGCAAGAGAGTCTCATGTCGGAGATTATCATCTTAAGGAAGATTAATCATCCTAACATCATTCGCTTTATCGACATGATCGAg GCTCCCGGGAAGATAAATTTGGTGTTGGAGTACTGTAAAGGTGGTGATCTGTCTATGTATATTCACAAACATGGAAGTGTTCCTGAAGCTACTGCTAAGCATTTTATGCTGCAGTTAG CGGCTGGCTTACAAGTTCTTCGTGACAATAATATCATTCACCGCGATTTAAAGCCTCAG AATCTTCTTCTATCCACAGATGATAATGATGCAGCTCTGAAGATTGCCGATTTTGGATTTGCAAG ATCGTTGCAGCCTAGGGGTTTGGCAGAAACTTTATGTGGTTCACCACTGTATATGGCCCCAGAGATTATGCAGCTTCAAAAATATGATGCAAAG GCAGATCTCTGGAGTGTTGGTGCTATATTATTTCAACTTGTGACAGGCAGAACCCCTTTTACAGGAAACAGCCAAATTCAG TTGCTCCAGAACATTATAAGATCAACTGAATTACATTTTCCAGCAGACTGTAGAGATTTGAGTACCGACTGTAAAGATCTATGCCAGAAGCTACTGCGTCGTAATCCAG TGGAACGTTTGACGTTTGAAGAGTTTTTTCATCATCCTTTCCTTTCAGACAAACAATCATATGATTTCACAAG GAGTAGATTAGATTCACGAACTATGAACGATTTTCATTCATCAGGAAGCAGTCCCTCAAgaaatatagaagaaatttCTCAAGAAGACGGGTTGCCGTTCTTTTTAGATGATGATTCTAGTGGACCTGAGGGAAGCCCTTCATCTTTTAAACATACTTCCCCGATGAAGTCATCTTACGGATTTAGTGTTGAAAGAAGGGAGGCAGCATTAAGTCCTTTGAAAAACATGGATCTTTCTTCCAGATATAGTAGAGTCAGTCATAGAGCAGAAACCAATAATTTCAAGTTTGAGGGCCATAGATTATCAGATAGAAGCCAATTCAAACCGTCAAGCTTACCTGATTCCAGATCATTTAGTACCCAAGGAAGAG TAGGGGATTCTCCAGACTCAATGGATCAAGATTATGTTCTGATATCTGGACCACCGGTTGATAtaccatcatcttcatctggTTCTCCGAAGCCTTTCAATTACCCATTCAAATCACATTCTCCTCCTGTAGAGTTCATCAAGAGAAATGTAACTAATTTAACGGCTCCTATGCCAATAGCTAGTGCTACTGGCAACAACCTTAGTCGATTTGGAAGCTTGGAGAGTCAGAATTGTATCCCGGGTACTTCCCATGGGTCTCTGGATCTTGTAGATGCTTTTGAACAGCCATCAACTAACAGCTTGACAAGAATCCGGTCTTTGCAAAAGTGTGCAGCTGCAATAGCAGAATTGGTTCATGAAAGG GGTGAAAATGGTAAGCATTTAGAAGCTTTCTCGATCCAACTGGTGATTCTTGCAATTTGGAATCAAGCACTACACATCTGTCATACTCAGGCAGTCTCGGGTATAGAAGGAAGCCTGCTCCAAGACATTAACAGAGTAGGAAGAAATATCAGCCACGGAGGATCAGAGAAGTTATTGCCTCAGATTCAGAAAGAATTTGTCCAGGAAGTGGAGCGTGCTGAAGAACTTGCCAAGTTTGTTGAATCTG ATAATGCAAAGATGCCGGATGCAATGGAGATGATACTTCAAGCAGCTCTTGCTCTTGGCATAAGTGGAGGA GTAGATGAAGTGATGGGAGACGCAGAGAACGCAGGAAACCTCTACTCAAAAGCGGTGCGTTTGTTAGTCTTCCTTGCAGTGGAGGCGCAGACGCTGATTCTCAATCCACCTTTAACACTCACAAACTCAGTAAGGTATCGACTCAGAACATATATTGACTCACTCATAACCAGATTGAAACATCTGCAATCACATAGAAGAACTTCATATCCTCAGAAGCAATGA